The Helianthus annuus cultivar XRQ/B chromosome 15, HanXRQr2.0-SUNRISE, whole genome shotgun sequence genomic sequence GGCTTATTGTAATATTATTACGATAGATAACACAACCATCTTCTGTGTAACATTAATGCATCATCCAATTGGCATAGTTGTCATAACCAACTGGAGTGGTAACTACCATACAAAGGAAACTGGTAAAACTACAGTTATGGTTTTATTACATAAGTACATGTGCACTTCCTTTAATTGCTATTAACTTTTTATTCTTTGTATCCCAAGTTGTTTGCAGGAATTTTGATGAATAGATCAAGTCAGATAACTAATCATTCTTATCAGCAAAACTATAGAACTATTAATCTCGATAATTATGAGAGGGGCGCAGGCCAACAAACAAGTCTGTTTCCACCTCCGAAAACGGGCTACTTTGGCTTCTTGTAATCACATCTTTCTCCTTCACATAATGCTGGGGTGAAATTCTATCACGCTGATATAATTCAAAGATAAATATTATACCATACTCTTTCTTTGTACAGAAAAAAAGGCTAAAGAGAAGGTACCGTTTATGATGGAAAAAATGTACCTTTTGGCATAAAATTGCAGTTTCTTGCACTAATCTTGCATTTTCTTCCATGAGGTATCTTTCCTGAAGATGAAAAGGGTGTAAAAGCAAGATACTATATGATTGCTAGAAGGATAGCACAATGCAAACCTTTGCTTTCAGTTTTTCAGTTTGTTCTTTAAATAAATGAGCCTGAAATCAAGACAAGAAATTAGGTTAACCAATAAAAACTTATACATTATATATAAGACTATCCCAAATGCTCCTATGTGGAGAAAAATTCTTGGGATCAAAGGTGACATGGAGAGGAGGAAAAGGAGACAGATAAGAGAATATATACAAAAGGGGGAGCTATCTTGAGAATTATATATTATTCCGAAAACTTACCATGAAAACTCATGACAAAACCagtcaaaataaaaaaaaacacaaaaccaTTATTATTATAAACATCATACCAAAAAACAATTTACACATTTAAATTTAGatgtatttttaaataaaaaaaattacacacaTGAGTTTACCATTTATACATATGTAAGTTTTTATCATTTACACATGTAAAAAAACATTTCCAACAGTAATTTAGAGCAGGGCCGGctcaaaattttctaaatttttctagGCCCAAAGCGGATAGCAAAATTGGGGCCCTTTTTGTAAACGAAAAAAATTGTTATAAATCCTATTATTCTTATATCATCTTTGTATACGCATAATTATAGATCATAAACCTCAATTTTAACAATCTCAAAGTcaaaattaccaacatataatatattttcttagaatttGAGGCCCTAAGAAAATTGAGGCCTAAAGCTTTTGCTTTATTTCACTCCCCCTTAAGCCGGCCCTGATTTAGAGAAGAACAAAATGGAGAGTTTATCCATTTTTAAGgttgtattttaattaataaCAATAATGGTTATGTAAAAGAAAAGGTTTATCTGCGTTTTTCCTATTTCAAGCTAAATCATCCCTATATATAACTAAAAAGTTTACACATAATACAatacatattatttagttatttattataaCTTTTTAGATAACAATAACTATTATACAAATAcgtatattaaatatatattaaataaaaattatcTAAAATAATAGAAGGTTCACAGCCAGCTCGAGCCTAATAAGTGAAGCTCGTGCTCCGACTCGTTTATTAAACAAGCAAATTTTAAGGCTAAAATTGGTTAAAGCTCGGCTCAATTCGAGGTTTTTAGCATGATTATCTCAAGGGATATCAACGCATTCTTCTAACGTACATAACATATGTACCTTTCTTTCCCTGATGGTTCTCAATGCATGTTCCAGCTTACTGTCTAACTCGATTACTTCATCCAGTGAACATGATACTAAGTCTTGTCCCAGATACTTCCTAACCATATCAACCATTTAAATGTGAAAAAAAAGAGCTTATAAAATGGGAAGATGTGCAGAAATGTATAATCTAACACAAACCGTCGTGAAGCTTCGAGTTGCTCTAGCTTTTGTTGAATGATGGCAGATTCTTTCTTCAGTTTCTGCAAAATGATAATCTGTTTATATATGTTAGGGATGGTTATGAGACCAGAATGTTTAGAATCTTGACCTGAGTGTTTACTTCAGTTTCAGGAATGCAGTTTTCATCTTTCTTAACATGTTCACGATACCTCTCTATAGTCTTCCGCATGCTACAACATGGTGATACAAATACGAATCTCAGGGATCCCTCATGCAATGATTTATGTAGTTGGTGTAAAATTATATGATATGTGAACAAGATAAAAGTCGTTATTCATATATTATTTTTCTGGATATACTATAATTTGTGTATTGAGATAAAAAATAATGATAATAACCATCTAAGGGGCAAACCCGGTGCACGAAACTCCTACATGCTCGCGCAAGCCTGGGAGGGGGTCGGTGTAACAGGCTGTTTACACGATTCGAACATCTGACCTCCAGGATAATCTTTTAAATGATTTATTGGGCTCATTGACCACAAGTGATGTCCCGAAGACAGCTTCTAGACATACAACTAAAACAGCTAAAGAAAGCACACATCACATGATCTTAATCAAGGCTACATGAAATAAGCTTTGGCCCAGGAGACTGACCTGACATATCCTAGCCATAAACGATGGATACTAGGCGCTGTGCGTATCGACCTGTGCAGTGTTGTAGCTAACGCATTAAATATCCCGCCTGGGGAGTAGGTTCGCAAGAATGAAACTTAAAGTAATTGATGGGGGCCCGCCAATGGTGAAACATATTGAGATTGACAGATTCCTTCAACACAATGGTGTTGGACTAGATTGAATGCAAAGAATTGATACACATAAATTTAAACAAATACAAGTTATAATATATTAGCCTATTAGGGTTAGGCCCATAAGCAATGAGGTTTTATATCACAtaaaggtagtgtttggtatgcatgaatgagaggtggaatggaataaATGATTACGAGAGAATAAAGAAAAGAgttttggttggtcaatggaatggaatcacccattccaaaagacattctattccctcaaaatcattccttccaccccccatgttttttttccattccatcccctcttgcaccattcatcaacaacaccacaacccacgaccttcgccacaacccaccaccacccaccaccgacgccacccgccaccgccaccacctcaccccgacagccaccgccgccgccgccacctttgctgccacccaccaccaacggccaccttgtCGCCACCACCACTTGTCgtcaccaccgcaccgccactcgccaccgccaccaccacccattGCCGCTGCCGACAACCACCGCcaccacctataaccacccacaatcactaccaccgactactaccaccactcaccgctaattTATTACTatgtttttcttgcctaccaaacaatacacaataataattcattccattcacatggtaaccaaacaagacatggaatggtaatgatccattgcattcacTCGTCCATTTtattccttcgtccattccattacctcataccaaacATACCGAAAATGTATATCAGTGTTGGAAAAATCGAGATTAATCGGCAACTAGTCGGTGAttagtcgctagtcggccggtaTGTGATTAATTTTTAGGTGATCGGTGAATTAATCGTTGGTCGGCCCTAATCGGGCCCTGGTCGGCCAGAAATAGGTTCTAGTCGGCCAGAGAATAGGCGATTCCGACGGCCAAAATCTGTAAATTTCGGTGTTTTATTTTTTGTACTTAAAAAATGTGCATAGGGGATCACAACCTTTCTACTTGAAAAATTACATACAAAAATCTCAATTcgattaatcctgattaatcaCTAGTTGATTCCCCACCAACCGACTAATGGCTAACAATTCTTACGACCATGATATATACATGGGTAATTATATCCTAGAGAACACTAAATTATTACATGAACAAAAGAACATTTCTAAATCATTTTTTTACCAATGATAATTCACATTTTCTTTAATATTAATTTTCTTATATTTACATGCGTACCTTAAAGCTAAAACATTAAACAAATTTATACATGTATCTTTAATTTTATACCGTTTACCTACACTTGTTTCAGTTATTTTGTCTATAAATGTGTAGGTTATACACGTAAATGAACAATCAAACTAACTCATTCAATCATTATATTATTTTAGAATTTCAATAGAAGGGAGTTTGAAACGATAACCATTACATTTATAcaattttctatattttttttacgATTTAGAATTGAAACATAGAATGGTTCATTTTAATTTCTTTTGTTATCACAATAATTTATGTTCTGCTAGATCTCTATAACCCATTTGGTGTACCCCTCTCTTGTAATATTAAAGAAATTAACCCCAAGTTAGTCACCTTTGTATTCATTTGATTAGGGCTGGGAACGAATCGAATGTTCAGCAAATAGTTTATGAACCGTTTGGTGGaaagttcgtttacgttcgtttgtttaatcaatgaacgaacatgaacaagaaatttcgttcgattagttaaatatgaatgaacacgaacatatgtctcgttcgttcaattgtggtcgtgaacgttcggtaatatgttcgggaACATTCTTCCATGGTTGTTTGTTTAGGttgttcattaaagattttttagcatttattttttttaaactttttttattcTTTAATTCTTATTTATCTCATTACCTAAACAAATAAAATAGAAAACATTATCTCCACCCTGTTTATGCACCGTTCCCCTTTCCTTCTCATTATTCGCATCGAAAAATATTGTCGACCTTCGTTTAACGATTAGGGCTTCAAGGCCTAGCACCGCTCCCTCTCACAATCCATCTCTAGCCACCGCTTCTATCCTTAATGAACggacacgaacataaaatctcagtcgataagtgttcatgaaccgttcgtaaaCACATTATAACCTTAACGAACGAAAATGAACAAttcgttcgattcgtttacagccTACAATTGATTGATTAGTGTCAACTAGGAAAAGACACTCGTGGGGTTTTCTCTCCAAGTTTATTGACGGACCGATTCTCCATATACTTTGTTTTACACTA encodes the following:
- the LOC110912095 gene encoding MADS-box protein AGL42 isoform X2, with product MVRGKVELKRIENTTSRQVTFTKRRNGLLKKAYELSVLCDAEVAMIIFSQKGKLYDFSSSNMRKTIERYREHVKKDENCIPETEVNTQKLKKESAIIQQKLEQLEASRRKYLGQDLVSCSLDEVIELDSKLEHALRTIRERKAHLFKEQTEKLKAKERYLMEENARLVQETAILCQKRDRISPQHYVKEKDVITRSQSSPFSEVETDLFVGLRPSHNYRD
- the LOC110912095 gene encoding MADS-box protein AGL42 isoform X1; the protein is MVRGKVELKRIENTTSRQVTFTKRRNGLLKKAYELSVLCDAEVAMIIFSQKGKLYDFSSSKSIRTAPSIHRLWLGYVSMRKTIERYREHVKKDENCIPETEVNTQKLKKESAIIQQKLEQLEASRRKYLGQDLVSCSLDEVIELDSKLEHALRTIRERKAHLFKEQTEKLKAKERYLMEENARLVQETAILCQKRDRISPQHYVKEKDVITRSQSSPFSEVETDLFVGLRPSHNYRD